Genomic window (Peromyscus leucopus breed LL Stock chromosome 15, UCI_PerLeu_2.1, whole genome shotgun sequence):
TGCACCTGGTGGAGGAGGTCCAGAGCAGGTAGGGTTGGTTCTTTGGGTGAGGTGTGGGGGAACTGGGCTCTGTGGCCTTTCCCCAAAGGACCCGTACACACCCAAGTTCAGCCCTAGTGCAGGAGAGCAAATCTAACTGCTTGGAAtgtgccccctacacacacacacacacacacacacacacacacacacacacacacacacacacaccttctttgTCCTGGGGTATAGCTTCCAGGGAAACCTACCTTGTTTTTGACACTCTCCTGGTCATCATACCCCACCCACTGGTTGCCCTTGGTAGCATAGGGAACCTGCTGGCCAAGGATTCTTTGTATTGCAGCTCCTTTGAGGAAATCACAGATCTGAGTAGAGAACAGGGTTGGGGTGGTGTGGGAGGCTTGTCAGGTCACTAGCAGCCATCCTTGGGTCTGCAGCCTCCCTCTCCTGAGGCCACGGGCTTCATGCAAATTTATGAAAAACAGATGCAAATGTCCCAGAGTTGAGCTGCTATAGCCTGAGGGCTTTAGAGATCTGATCGCCTCCTCCATCTTAAACAAGGATGAGAGGAATGCGAGCTGGTACccagggctggcctcagaccACTTGGAGCATCAGAGGCCCACACCCACAGAGAATCTTGACCATTGCTTTTCCTGAAGACCCAGGTCTGAGGCCAAGAGGAATATTCTAGGAGCCTGGTGCCTGCtggaggctttattcaggaataAAAGGCTTAAACTCCCCTGTTGTCGTCCTAAGGAATGCTAGGGCAAACAAGTGTGTTTTTACTCCCaaaggagaaagtgtgtgtggtgagggAGGCCCCTCTTCCCTGGGGCAGCCTGCGAAGCGACATCATTACCTACCTCATAGTAGGCAAGGGTCCCTTCCTCCTTGGTGAACCGGCCTGGTAATCCTGGCCCCGAGATTGGCGCTCCCACCCGCGTCTCAGAAGATGCCAGCGTGAAGCTCTTTCCAAAGGTTGGGATTCCCATCACTAGCTTGCTGGCCGGGGCCCCCAGCCTCAGCATGTACCCCACCGCATAGTCCTGGGGTGAGGCACAGACAGCAGGAACAGTTAGCTGGGCTGGGTGGTGTGCGGATGGGGCTGCACAATTAACATGGCTGCCTTGACAGGCGCGGTGACAGTTACAAGGTGCAAGTGGGAATCGCCATCCCTCTGGGAACCGATAATgccggtttaaaaaaaaaatgacttttaaggGTTTGTTCTTGAAAAGCTCCTTGTAGGCATAAGAAGGGATTATTAATGTGTGACAGTCACAGAAGTTGGCTGGTGTCTCGGGTCGCACAGCGAGCAAATGACAGGCCGAGGAGACCCCGACCTCTAAGTCCCCAACtgctcttccctctgctccctcttGCCTTCACTCAGCCTGCCCAGCAAGACTTTCCTCGGTTTCCCCGACTGTGAAATGGCTTTCATAACCTATCTTGCAAGGAAAGGACTGAAAAAGAGAAGGTGGCTGTATGGGCACCAGCAGCTGGCAGGGCCTTGCGACTCCCTCCCGTATATATTCCTTCCAGGAACCCACCACATTGCTGAATCTGTCAGAACCAGTGTCCTTTTGGCCTCGGAAGAGGGGGCTGTGATGTCCTGCGGTTTGGCGCCAGACTCCGTGGAAATCGTAGGTCATGAGACTGATGAAATCCAGGTGTCTGAGAAAGAGGAGTTGGAGGTGAGGTGGGACGTTAGAAATGTTCTTGACTTCACAGCCAAGGTCCAGCAGGCTGTGGGGAGCAGGCATCTGAGAAACAGGGCATTGACCCAAAGCTAGTAGCTTCAGAGACTGCTGTGCCGACTGCTAGCCCACTTCTCCAGAAAGCACCCCCAGGTATGggctctggcacacacacacacacacacacacacacacacacacacgcacaccaccccactcgcacacacaccacacacaccaccccccccacccgttctcggcacacacacacaccaccacacacacacacacgcacgcacgcacgcacgcgcacacacaagcgcacaggcacacacataggtGCTGTTCTCGGCTTCACCTCAGCCTCTACTCCTGGCATGCTTGTCTTGGCAGAAGCCGGTTAAGTGTGCCATGGACAGCCTAGTGTGGGAGGAGGCATCAAAGGCTGCCTCAGCCTACATTCGCTCGTGGGGAGGGAGTGCTCCATAGCCCTCTGGAGAAGGGCTGTGGCGGAAGGCAGTAGGTGAGCACAGACGGGCGGGTGGGCGCACCACCTCTTTCCCACGGGACAGTTTAAACACCAGACTAACTACGTCCCTAAGGTTCTAAAGGAGACTGAAGATCCTTGCTCCTTCCTCCTGGGTTTCCCGTGACTTGCCTGTGCCCTTGGGAGAGATGCTGCCTGTCTGACGGCTGTGGAAACCCACATGTAAGGAGGAAGGGCTGGATGGCAGGAAAGGGAGCGGCCTCCTCTGCACTCTGAcacacagtgttttttttttcttgttgttggttGTCTCTCCCGGATCTAGCACTCTGCTGAACTCAGGGTGGAGAGAGCACCCTGGGGTGTCTGCCACACTGCAGAACTCTTTCTCCGACCTCTTTCTAAATTCACTCACAGCCACTCTCTCACTTGGCCAACAACATTGCAAGTGAAAAAGGAAGGATAGGGCTCATTGTGGCCCATTTGACaattgggaaactgagtcacggAGAGGGGAGAGACTTGCCAACATTCAGATATCCACGTTTTGGAACCCCTGAGTCTTCGTGGGATGCTAGGGCAGGCTGGGAAAAAGAGTGTTGCCCGTCGAGGCTCCCGAGGTACTGCCAGGGCAGAAGACTCACTGGGATATCTGGGCGATATCGTAGCCACTGTCCAGGGCCACCTTCCCTGCTGACACAGCTAAGCTGAGCAGGAGTTTCTCTGTCCCTGGTTGGACTTCCTTTGTGAATTCGGCCTTTAGTTCCTGGGTGGGAGGCAAGCAGAGAGGCAAAAGGGGTCAGGTGCACGAGAGAGGCTTACGAGGGGAGACCAAGGTCCCGAGGATCTTGCTGACCTTCCCCACCTGCCGTGATCACTGACCTGCCTGGCGTGCAGGCAGAGTGAGTGGTCTGCCACAGCCCCATCCTCAGGACACCCCGTGCTTTTTGCTAAAATATGATTGGAGAGCTGGGGGAATAGCGTTGTCTGTAAAGTACGAGGagctgagtttgacccccagaacccacatgaaaagaataaaaaaactaGGCGTAGTGGTACTTGCTTGTAACCCCCACAcaggggaagtggaggcaggcagatccctggtgttcactgaccagccagcctactCTATTTGGTAGTCCCAGGTCAATGAGAGCCCTTatctcaaaagagcaaaacatgGTGGATAGTGCTTGATGACACCTGagtttggcctccacacacattttGCATATATGTGCGTGCACCcctacacatgcacattcacctccctacacacacacacacacacacacacacacacacacacacacacacacaaatatggttGGGACCAATATTATCCTCAAAACCTATGTACACCCATCAGCACTTAATGGCTCCCTGTCCTGGAGGAGCCACCGTATGGTGGGTGATGACCTTGGAAGATATGTGCCTCTCAGTCTGCATTTTTGTCTTACATGACATTACAAGGTCAAAGGGATTCACCATGGTACTGCAGATGATTTGTTTACACCATCTCTCAGCCTCGGAAAACTGGGGATATTTGGCCCTCAGATTGAGCTGTGTACACAGTGCATGCTGGGTAGCTGGTGGCATCAGTCTGGGATTGAACATTAGACAACGGATACCTCTCTAGGTGGTTGATAGGTAGGGGCTCCCTGCTCAGCTATGGGCTTTGACCTCTTAGGACTCCGCCCCCACCTCCCACAGTGGTTCTAACATGTCTCTCTTCCTTGCTGAAGCCGCTCTGCTCATCCCTGGGAAGTTCTTGGGTGAAGAGAGCTTCACTAGCCCACATGCTGATGCTCTCCACACCTCTGCCCTATGCCAAGCACCTTGATCAGGGTGGTGAGATGTTGCTTGTCTCTTGGGCCAGGGTAGAGCCAGGCGAGATCCAGTCCATCAAAGCCATGGGTCCGCAGAAATGGGGCAACTGATTTGACGAAAGCCCTGCGTCTCTGAGAGTTGGAGGCAATCCTGGAAAATCTAGAACAAAACCACCACAGAATGAGCTTGGCACTCCTATACCGGGGACCCTGTCCCTACAGTGGGATTTCCAGGGCTTGGGAGCAGGGGGCCTGAAGTGCCAGATCTAGGAGAGCCTTCTGGGGACAACACCCAATCTGGGAACTTAGAACGGTAGGTATGTGCTTAGGGGCCAGACATTCCTAGTGTCCCAGACTGGCCTGCCATTTTGAGCAGGTTGCAACCTGAGTCATACTtccctgtctgtaaaatggggtagTAACTGTAACACCTGGCGCAGCTGTGTCAGCAGGGAAGGGTCCTGGTGGTCTTCCAGCCCCCTCACTGCCCTGGTTCTGATCTGACGACTCCAAGGCCCCTTTAACAGTCTCAACCCTCTCCatccccattccttccttcccgCCCCTCCCAGCCTTCGTGGCCATAACTTGGAAGTTGTTCTCATGCCTGAGATGTAGTAGGAGGAGTTTTTACAAGAGCTAGGTGTTGGGATTCTGCagcactccagctacatgactgtgAGGAGTCTTGCGTCTTGCGTCATCAGTGCGCGTTGGTGATTGCGTGCTACTGGAGCTGTGTGGTAATCtgcgcatgtgtggtgtagctctgtaagcccgtctgtgcatgtgcacaagaATCCTTAAAGAGCCGGACGCAGACCCCACCCCCTCTCTATTCTGTTCTCTTCCAACaccatcattctctctctctctgctctctacacgtgcctcccccaggcctgggtcttctgccaccccccacctcctaataaagctctgatacttgTTTTTGTCGTGGCTCGTGACCATTCTGCACTGTAACCAGCGCCACTTTGTCgtttttttaaaaaccatcacTAGGCACactggcacatgcctacaatcccagcacttagggattgaggcaggagaattgtccaaagtttgagggtagcctggactacataaataaataaataaataaataaataaataaataaataaataaataaataaataaagcattgcAGAAAACAAATAGACgttttgtgatttcttttcttttctttctctttttttttgctaagtccctctctgtctctggtcAGGTTTTTCAAAAACATATAAGGCAACCAGCTCTGAGGCCTCTGTGCCCTGCTTGTCTGGAGCAGCCGTAACCCTCAACATCAAGCCTGGCCTCTGCTCTGTCCTGCCCCAGCAAGGAGTCCTACCTCTGGAGCCAAAGTTCCATCCTCCGACGGACAGGAGGGTCTTCAGGTTGGGGTTTCTGTGGGGCAGGGtagtggggagaggagggggcacAGTCAAGCCGTGGTGACGCCGTGGACCCCGCGTCTGCAGCCCACAGAAGAGTTCTTGCTTGCAGGGAGGAAGGGTTAGGAGCCTGCCCCTGACATTGGTGTCAGCAGACACGGGCTTTTCATGAGAATTAAAAGGGACTCTCAAGGGGCACCATGCTCCACAGAGCTGCTGTGGGGATGAGAGACACTCCTTCCCTGAGCTCTCAGTGATGCTTCCTGTCCCCTTATCCCCATCCCAACACATCACCCACCCAGGACATCCTCCCTCAGGAGCCAAGGCCCCCTGGCAACCCTCCCCCAGGAGGATCCTTGGATCACTGCTCTCCTGGACCAAGATGTCCTGTTCTTGGACCAGCCCAGCCAcctgtccctcctctcctctcccggTCAGCTTGTGACCCCACCTGGTTTTAAGTGCATTCAGCGTGCCATAGAGTGTCACATCATTCCACTCCCATGTGTCGATCTCATTGTTGCTGATGTTGGCAAAGCTGTAGATGATGTGGGTGCAGAGGAAGTGGTCAATGGCATCCGGGAAGCAGCTCCCATCGCCTTCCCGATACTGGGACCAGTTGGTGTAGTAGCAGACCAGCTTGTATGAAGAGCctgaaggagaaatctgggttGGGAATGAGCACCGGTGTGGTATGGAGGTGTGGGCCAGGGTGTGGGGACAGAGTGCttgagcaaaatgaaaaaaaaaaatcttaaagaaaaggaGCTGCCCAGCCTCCCCTGCCTGATGCAAGCTGAGAATGGTGTGACTCAGTCCAAGAACTGAGGACTTCCTGGAGGCAGTGGCTTCCAAAAAGGACAGAGGCCTGGCTGTGCCATCCAGTGTCAGAAGATGCCCTGCCTGCAGGGCCTGCCCTACAGTGGGGTCTTTATTAAAGAGTGACTTTGTGGGTCTCTTCTCTGGGAGTGATCCTACCTGGTAACCTGTCCAGAATGGTAGTCCCCAAGCTGGGACTCATTATCACAGGGGCTAGAAAGTTCTTCCTTTGTTCTAATTCGAATTCCTCTTACTGTAAATGAAATCCCTTTTAGCCACTTGGCCGTGGAAGGAGAACAGTGGGCCTcactcaggcctgtggttccTCATAGCTGTCCCCTAGGGCAGCCTGTAGAAGTCTTCACTGGATCTGAGCCCTTTAAAGTTGGTTGTTTTGAAAAAGTTGGAATAAATGGAAGAGTGGAGActgaaacatacatatacatattcccATCACCTTGGCTTAACAAGTATTCCCAAACCCCGTGGGCCGTAGAAGAACCCCGAGGAGCACGCTTTTGTGCTAAGACCTCCTtcaggaggggctgggggtgggtacTCACAGCACTGGAGCAGCATCAGGACCGCAAAGCCTGTAGGGAAATCCAGGGTCAGACCTGGTGGCAGGCGAGGGGCGGctgctcttcctcctgccccctccccaggcaGGGGGAGGCCTTACCACCCgctgccctccttcccttcctccctgtcaAGCTTTGCTCTCTCCACCTGCCCCCACgccccttcctcctgcagcaggagGCTGGCCCCTGTGCAGTAGACTCTTGGGGCAGTCTGAGCCCTAAAGCCTGGAAATCCACAGTCCCGCCTGACCCAGCCCAGAGACCTGCCAGCGCCACCCTCACACCCATCCTGGCTtcagcagagctgggcatggtggcctctCCTGGTGCCCAGCTTTCTAAACAGGGTCTCTTCCCCAGGCTTCACACTTCCTTCTTATATCCCACAccactcccccacacccccaaacaAATCTCCTGACAGGAACTGAGCCCGTGTGTAAACCCAATTGTTGGCCAGTGGAGGCGGACAGCGACTAGCGGAGGATTGGGAAACCCTGGAGTTTTGAAAGCCTGGGGCCAGGTCTTACAGGACCTGACAGCTGAAGGGTCATGGGGGTGATGATCGAGGGCCTCCCTGGGTGTGACAGTCACATGTCCAAAACCTTCCTGCCGTCTCTTCTCTCCCGACCACTTGCTTCTTGCCAGCACACTCCCAGCTTCCCTGGTAGTTCCTGTCTGTGGCTCCAGCCCTCCATCCGGCCCTCCGCCAGGCTGAAGCAGGCACAATTGGGTTATGTAAGCCATGGCACCCAAACAAGGCCACCATTATGTTGCCTGGCCTCCCCTCAGATTTTCTCTGGTTCCTGGCTGTGTGCATACTTGGCTGGAGTCTAGGTAAGGGCCTGAGAGCCTCGGGGGCTGGGGAGGGCTCCCAAAGCGCCCCTTTTAGCATTTGCTGATTATTGAATCTGGGAAATtgggacaggagagagaaattCCTGAGAAGGCTCTGGGCCCTAAGGCTGCCTCCCCCTGATTTGAACGCCAGGGCGGAAGGGCGAGAAAAGCTCTGGGGTAAGCCGAAGACCGTGGTGGAGAGACTCAGGGTAAACACGGGGGCAGTAATGGCCAGTGGTGGGTTCTCCCGGGAGCGGCGGCTGCAGGCTCTGAGAACAGTATTGCCGATCCTCTCGGCGATGCTTCTGAAACCCAAACTCAATCAGGCATCTTCACTCTGAATCCTACAGTGGCTTCCGGGGgcttaatgaaaaaagaataagGTGAAGCAAGGGCTCTGGCCTGCGTGGCCCTGACTTCCGCCCTGCATGGCCCTTGCTTCCGCCCTCTGCACTTACAAAAGGCATTTCATTTTCCActgttgtttttccaagacaagagTCAAgatgtcggggctggagagatggcccagtggttaaaagcactggctgctcttccagaggacccgggttcaattcccagcacccacatggcatggCATAATTGCATGTGACGCCAGTTTCAAGTGGATCTGAGACCTTCACAaagacatacattcaggaaaaacatgaatgcacatgaaataaaaaattaaaaagaaaaaagagtcaagatgaagctcaggctggcctcaaacttagagccctcctgctttagtctcctgagtgctggtgtacACTGCCATGTTCACCTAAACAACAACAGccacaacaaacaaagaaaaaaaaaccctcacaaaaCCCAAAAGACCTGATGGATGcacaaaaacagagcaaaaagCCCAGCCAGAGCAAAGCAAATAAAGATACTTCTCTGTGAGCTCTGGTCTCTGTTTATggacatttgttgttgttgttgttgttgttgtggggacAAAGATCCAGGATAGTTCCATCCTTAGCAGATCATATATAACATACAACTAGTAGATAGTGAAAAGTtcaggactggggtggggggcagaatgGATTAGAGAGAGGCTTCCCAATCAAGCCCTCGTTTTTTTTATAGCTCTACTAGGCAGTGATGACGTCACCCCTCGGCTCTCTCAGATCCTCTGGCTCTGCCCGAGTAGAAACCCTTGGTAGGCAAGCAGTCCTTCCAGTGCTGGCCTTCAGccgcctggggggggggggctcctccGCCTTAGACAGCAGAGAAGCCGAGGTGGCAGCAATTGGGAAAAGCAGCAGGTGGAACCTTCTAGACGCCAGGACAGGGGCTCTACAGGTGCTACAGCCCTTGTGCTGACCCAGGAAATATGGGTTCCTTAgcctgtggcagcagcagcagcggccaGCACCACACCTTCCTGGCACATCTGGGCACCAAGGTTCCTTAGCTGTGGACAGCAGCTAGTGTTTCCCTCCCTGGTCTGGGGCGCTGAGACCCTGGACTCTACAGGCTTCATAGCTCTTTGGAGCTCTTCCAGGGACCAGAGCTTGCAGCATCTTCTCGTCCTTTCTCTGGGTCTCGCCTGctctccatctcccagccctccatCTCCCCTATCTCCATCATCACCCTGCGCTGCCCTGGTCACTCTCTCACACTATTTAACCATCTTTTCTCCAGCTGTCAGGGAGTCAGCCGCTGGCTGATTTTCTTGTTGCCTCTTCTTCTGTTAAGCAGCAAACTGCCTTCCCACCT
Coding sequences:
- the Chi3l1 gene encoding chitinase-3-like protein 1 isoform X2, encoding MTLQLSGFAVLMLLQCCSSYKLVCYYTNWSQYREGDGSCFPDAIDHFLCTHIIYSFANISNNEIDTWEWNDVTLYGTLNALKTRNPNLKTLLSVGGWNFGSRRFSRIASNSQRRRAFVKSVAPFLRTHGFDGLDLAWLYPGPRDKQHLTTLIKELKAEFTKEVQPGTEKLLLSLAVSAGKVALDSGYDIAQISQHLDFISLMTYDFHGVWRQTAGHHSPLFRGQKDTGSDRFSNVDYAVGYMLRLGAPASKLVMGIPTFGKSFTLASSETRVGAPISGPGLPGRFTKEEGTLAYYEICDFLKGAAIQRILGQQVPYATKGNQWVGYDDQESVKNKVQYLKSKQLAGAMVWALDLDDFRGSFCGQNLRFPLTNAIKEALAMA
- the Chi3l1 gene encoding chitinase-3-like protein 1 isoform X1; amino-acid sequence: MPSSAEARMGVRVALAGFAVLMLLQCCSSYKLVCYYTNWSQYREGDGSCFPDAIDHFLCTHIIYSFANISNNEIDTWEWNDVTLYGTLNALKTRNPNLKTLLSVGGWNFGSSRFSRIASNSQRRRAFVKSVAPFLRTHGFDGLDLAWLYPGPRDKQHLTTLIKELKAEFTKEVQPGTEKLLLSLAVSAGKVALDSGYDIAQISQHLDFISLMTYDFHGVWRQTAGHHSPLFRGQKDTGSDRFSNVDYAVGYMLRLGAPASKLVMGIPTFGKSFTLASSETRVGAPISGPGLPGRFTKEEGTLAYYEICDFLKGAAIQRILGQQVPYATKGNQWVGYDDQESVKNKVQYLKSKQLAGAMVWALDLDDFRGSFCGQNLRFPLTNAIKEALAMA